Proteins encoded in a region of the Methanobrevibacter millerae genome:
- a CDS encoding DUF308 domain-containing protein — protein sequence MKNKIVSLLAIIFGIMIIAFPMIGIISSGAILGLSVLLISIFTLMTGLMIIDYNTSGAIIDIILSMILLFISIGIIFNPTLIGFLTEISLYLGGIILIIGGVVSLINNRTSKNGFYIGIAGIILGVIYIIVGTYVANPIILGTLIGIWLVISGVMRLIY from the coding sequence ATGAAAAATAAAATTGTTAGTTTACTGGCCATTATTTTCGGAATAATGATTATTGCATTTCCAATGATTGGAATAATATCTTCAGGTGCAATACTTGGATTATCCGTTTTATTAATATCAATATTTACATTGATGACCGGCCTAATGATAATTGATTATAATACCTCTGGAGCAATTATCGATATTATTTTAAGTATGATATTGCTTTTCATAAGCATAGGCATAATATTTAATCCAACATTGATTGGATTTTTAACTGAGATTTCCCTATATCTCGGAGGAATCATATTAATCATTGGCGGTGTTGTATCCTTAATCAACAATCGTACCTCAAAAAATGGATTTTATATTGGAATAGCTGGAATAATTCTTGGTGTAATATACATTATTGTTGGAACTTATGTTGCAAATCCTATAATTTTAGGTACTCTAATCGGAATATGGTTAGTGATAAGTGGTGTAATGAGATTAATTTACTAA
- the ltrA gene encoding group II intron reverse transcriptase/maturase — MRYAQNNDVYESTAQYATDWSCINWYKVEKYIDKLQKRIYHAESIGDSRKVRDLQRILVRSTSAILMAVKRVTQINKGKRTPGIDGKVIKTDKQRGELVDKLKTRNISKHVPKPAYRHYIRKKNGKLRPLGIPTVIDRVYQEIIRMALEPQMEVNFEPISYGFRPKRGVHDAVERIFNIIHNNKFCEVFEGDFKDCFNNLSHEFILSKIRGFPLIKLVERYLKAGYVDNGVFNRTTSGTPQGGLLSPLLANIALTGLEDYLNISYKKRTQIRNGETKEFYETKGKYRVTRYADDFVIFARTKEDIEKVPKILENYLSERGLVLAEDKTKITHISEGFDFLGFNFRQYKTNKGLKCLIKPSKDSIKNFKAKVSERVRWHHGDNVDSLIDSLNPLIIGTANYWKPTVAKKIFSDMDYYIWNKIYKFLRRLHQNKGWKWIKRKYFPEYDDGYHRGKWVLTGPKQENHLIKMSWTKIKRHKMITHNNSPYDKSKENYFMNR, encoded by the coding sequence ATGAGATACGCTCAAAACAATGATGTTTATGAGTCCACAGCACAATACGCTACGGATTGGTCTTGTATCAATTGGTACAAGGTCGAGAAGTATATAGATAAGTTACAGAAACGGATATATCATGCCGAAAGCATAGGAGATTCAAGAAAAGTACGAGATTTACAAAGAATATTGGTGAGAAGTACATCTGCCATTTTAATGGCAGTTAAACGTGTTACACAAATTAATAAAGGTAAAAGAACACCTGGAATCGATGGAAAAGTCATCAAAACTGATAAACAACGTGGAGAATTAGTTGATAAACTCAAAACTAGGAATATATCTAAACATGTTCCTAAACCTGCGTATAGACATTATATTCGTAAGAAAAATGGTAAATTACGCCCTTTGGGAATTCCTACTGTTATTGATAGGGTTTATCAAGAAATTATTCGCATGGCATTGGAACCTCAAATGGAGGTCAATTTTGAACCCATCAGTTATGGGTTTAGGCCGAAAAGAGGAGTCCATGACGCCGTAGAACGAATATTTAACATTATCCACAACAATAAATTTTGTGAAGTATTTGAAGGTGATTTTAAAGATTGCTTCAATAATTTATCTCACGAGTTTATTTTAAGTAAAATTAGAGGTTTTCCATTGATTAAACTGGTAGAAAGGTACTTAAAAGCAGGATACGTTGATAATGGTGTGTTTAATAGGACCACGAGTGGTACTCCTCAAGGAGGATTACTTTCACCTTTACTGGCAAATATTGCTTTAACTGGACTTGAAGACTATTTAAACATCTCTTACAAGAAGAGAACTCAAATACGAAATGGTGAAACCAAAGAATTTTATGAAACTAAAGGAAAATATCGTGTTACTCGATATGCCGATGATTTCGTTATTTTCGCAAGAACTAAAGAAGACATCGAAAAAGTACCTAAAATTCTTGAAAACTACCTTTCCGAGAGAGGATTGGTACTTGCAGAAGATAAAACTAAAATTACACACATTTCTGAAGGATTTGATTTTCTAGGATTCAATTTCAGACAATATAAAACTAATAAAGGTTTAAAATGTTTGATTAAACCATCAAAAGATAGTATCAAAAATTTTAAAGCTAAAGTGTCTGAAAGAGTCAGATGGCATCACGGAGACAACGTGGACAGTCTGATAGACTCTTTAAACCCTTTAATAATTGGCACTGCCAATTATTGGAAACCTACTGTTGCTAAAAAGATATTTTCTGATATGGATTACTATATATGGAACAAAATATATAAGTTTTTGCGCCGTTTGCACCAAAATAAAGGTTGGAAATGGATTAAAAGAAAATATTTCCCAGAATACGATGATGGATATCATCGTGGAAAATGGGTACTAACTGGTCCTAAACAAGAGAATCATTTAATTAAAATGAGTTGGACTAAGATTAAGCGACATAAAATGATAACACACAATAATTCACCATATGACAAAAGTAAAGAGAACTACTTCATGAATCGATGA
- a CDS encoding NAD(P)-binding domain-containing protein, with the protein MNIAFIGFGKVSYTLSKLIQSQDINLITSTENRSQDTIYLIKKSNVEVFPSYGEAIEKSDIVISAVTPFKAVDVAEKCRNTNVIYLDLNNISPNTTLKINDIVDNLVDGAIIGKIDAENPILYLSGKDSEKLLFLNDFLDVKIISDNIGDASKLKLLRSTYTKSLSVLLIECYSLASSLNLEDEFFNILSLTEGDEFKNKSLSRINNTLKSSKRKAEELEAILEYFDDEDLEMVKAALHKLKQF; encoded by the coding sequence ATGAATATAGCTTTCATTGGATTTGGAAAAGTTTCATATACTCTTTCTAAGCTAATCCAATCGCAAGACATTAATCTGATTACTTCAACAGAAAACCGGTCACAGGATACAATTTATTTGATCAAAAAAAGCAATGTTGAAGTTTTTCCTTCTTATGGCGAAGCTATTGAAAAATCTGATATTGTCATTTCTGCCGTAACTCCATTTAAAGCAGTGGACGTGGCTGAAAAATGTCGAAATACCAATGTCATATATCTTGATTTGAATAATATTTCCCCTAACACTACTCTAAAAATTAATGATATTGTAGACAATCTTGTTGATGGAGCGATTATCGGTAAAATCGATGCTGAAAATCCTATATTATATTTGTCAGGAAAGGATTCGGAGAAACTGCTGTTCTTGAATGATTTTCTTGATGTTAAAATAATTTCAGATAATATTGGTGATGCATCTAAATTGAAGCTGCTTAGAAGCACATACACTAAGTCACTATCCGTATTGCTGATAGAGTGTTATTCTCTTGCTTCCAGTTTAAATCTTGAAGATGAATTTTTTAATATATTATCATTAACTGAAGGTGATGAGTTTAAAAATAAATCACTTTCCAGAATTAACAATACATTAAAGTCATCCAAAAGAAAAGCTGAAGAACTTGAAGCAATTCTGGAATATTTTGATGATGAAGACTTGGAAATGGTTAAAGCGGCTCTGCATAAGCTTAAGCAATTTTAA
- a CDS encoding DUF89 domain-containing protein: MKISYECGACFLRQAREAMDLATDDDELKIEIINDIFKYLSTTFKKGTNSNKTGSHIHNLIKQKTHCHDPYINEKKLGNDIALKYLPLAQNILKENDNLENRVKIAIVGNILDFGAFELSDDIEKFIKDALGKDLTVKDIESFENSLKKHDNVLYMVDNTGEIVFDKLLLSKIKEYDMDITIAVKSEPILNDACMEDAINTGLDEFGEIVEIGAGTVGYVDSEISDEFREIFNSHEFIISKGMGNYEGLTEIDLSSKDIYFLLCAKCNTIANDIGVNLHDMLLLKK; the protein is encoded by the coding sequence TTGAAGATCAGTTATGAATGTGGGGCATGTTTTTTAAGACAGGCTCGCGAAGCTATGGATTTGGCAACAGATGATGATGAATTGAAAATAGAAATCATCAATGACATTTTTAAATATTTGTCCACTACATTTAAAAAAGGAACTAACTCAAATAAAACAGGTTCTCATATCCACAATCTTATAAAACAAAAGACTCATTGTCATGATCCATACATTAATGAAAAAAAATTAGGCAATGACATAGCATTAAAATACTTGCCTTTGGCACAGAATATCCTAAAGGAAAATGATAATCTAGAAAATCGTGTTAAAATAGCTATTGTGGGTAATATATTAGACTTTGGAGCTTTTGAGTTAAGTGATGACATTGAAAAATTTATTAAAGATGCTTTAGGTAAGGATTTAACTGTTAAGGATATAGAATCCTTTGAAAATTCACTGAAAAAACATGATAATGTATTGTACATGGTTGATAATACAGGCGAGATAGTTTTCGATAAATTATTGCTGTCCAAAATCAAAGAATATGATATGGACATAACTATCGCTGTTAAATCAGAACCTATCTTAAATGATGCGTGCATGGAGGATGCAATAAACACTGGTTTGGACGAGTTCGGTGAAATTGTTGAAATAGGTGCTGGAACAGTAGGCTATGTGGACAGTGAAATATCTGATGAGTTTAGAGAAATTTTCAATTCCCATGAGTTTATCATATCTAAGGGTATGGGAAATTATGAAGGTTTGACTGAAATCGATTTGTCATCCAAGGATATTTACTTCCTGCTTTGTGCAAAATGCAATACTATTGCAAATGATATCGGCGTTAATTTACATGACATGTTGCTTTTAAAAAAGTAG
- a CDS encoding cytidyltransferase — protein MFNLICISADFDPVHKGHEKLISEARKIADNESKKLVVYLNKGFSANHAPFFTSFEARSEMALALGADEIKSFEGLHHRLVLSYSVPIRLQKMIDDGATDYITSASISLDEIAKKAQKFVKEGNFVGMPKNYTNRNEIRWYALNEFLGSKLKFHIVKELNKDKYSGRLIRQSIIDNDYTITKEIKKLLPKSTVEILENEISKNNINLGRNWDDIYKRMNTYSRGNLTKIAYLNGETINQIIKKRVYSNPESVWAAFRRSNYGPVMTRLAISSIEEDVTKKEVMDLMKSYEAKGVIPKMQKVSKVIERAWYVASKTHEGMSAKEANNNFRQGNIDVDDVPLELNAGLNLTRFETKIMKEDLNADLYVDKNNKISVQLKSEGKKIKTNLRLPAKEVTYLRYIMDSHFIPVTAKSKKDKKGFKINVKIA, from the coding sequence GTGTTTAACTTGATATGTATTAGCGCAGATTTTGACCCCGTGCATAAAGGTCATGAAAAATTAATTAGCGAAGCTCGAAAAATTGCTGACAATGAATCAAAAAAGCTTGTTGTATATTTGAACAAAGGTTTTAGTGCAAATCATGCACCTTTTTTTACAAGCTTTGAGGCAAGAAGTGAAATGGCACTTGCTTTAGGTGCTGATGAAATAAAATCATTTGAAGGGCTGCATCACAGATTAGTCCTATCATACAGTGTTCCTATTAGGCTTCAAAAGATGATTGATGATGGTGCAACAGATTATATCACATCAGCAAGTATTTCTTTGGATGAAATAGCTAAAAAAGCACAAAAATTTGTCAAAGAAGGAAACTTTGTTGGAATGCCGAAAAATTATACTAACCGAAATGAAATTAGGTGGTATGCACTCAATGAGTTTTTAGGCTCCAAATTAAAATTCCATATTGTAAAGGAGTTGAATAAAGATAAATATTCCGGTCGTTTGATTAGGCAATCCATTATCGATAATGACTACACCATCACAAAAGAAATTAAAAAATTACTTCCAAAATCAACCGTTGAAATCCTGGAAAATGAAATATCTAAAAACAACATTAATCTTGGCCGGAACTGGGATGACATATATAAAAGAATGAATACATACTCAAGAGGAAATCTCACAAAAATAGCTTACCTTAACGGCGAGACCATAAATCAGATTATTAAAAAGAGAGTTTATTCAAACCCAGAATCCGTTTGGGCAGCATTCAGAAGATCAAATTATGGTCCGGTCATGACACGCCTTGCAATAAGCTCAATTGAAGAGGACGTTACCAAAAAAGAAGTGATGGACCTGATGAAAAGCTACGAGGCAAAGGGAGTAATTCCTAAAATGCAGAAAGTTTCCAAAGTTATTGAAAGGGCATGGTATGTTGCATCTAAAACACATGAGGGAATGAGTGCAAAGGAAGCGAATAATAATTTCAGACAGGGAAACATTGATGTTGATGATGTTCCTTTAGAACTTAATGCAGGATTGAATCTAACTCGATTTGAAACAAAAATAATGAAAGAGGATTTAAATGCGGATTTATATGTCGACAAGAATAATAAGATATCTGTTCAGCTTAAAAGTGAAGGCAAAAAAATAAAAACAAATCTTAGACTGCCTGCAAAGGAAGTGACTTATCTGAGATACATTATGGATTCTCATTTTATCCCTGTGACGGCTAAAAGTAAAAAAGATAAAAAAGGATTTAAGATTAACGTTAAAATTGCTTAA
- the mer gene encoding 5,10-methylenetetrahydromethanopterin reductase, translating into MKFGIEFVPQIPLNEIVELVKLAEDVGFEYAWITDHYNNKNVYETLALLAANTETIKMGPGVTNPYVRSPAISASAIATIDEISEGRATFGIGPGDKATFDALGIEWTKPVSTIKAAIADINTLLAGEKTEAGAALGGVKKVQDHIPVYMGAQGPKMLETAGEIADGVLINASNPKDYEAAMPMIKKGLEAAGGDKAFDVGAYTATSIGPDSDAAKNAAKIVVAFIAAGSPPPVIERHGLPEGFNEQMGAFLAKGDFGGAIGAVTDEALDAFSVCGTPDEFIPKIEGLAEMGVTQYVAGSPVGKDVKESIKLLGDVIASF; encoded by the coding sequence ATGAAGTTCGGTATAGAATTCGTACCTCAAATACCATTAAATGAAATTGTAGAATTAGTAAAATTAGCAGAAGACGTTGGTTTTGAATATGCATGGATCACTGACCACTATAACAACAAAAATGTATACGAAACCTTAGCATTACTTGCAGCAAATACTGAAACCATTAAAATGGGTCCTGGTGTAACCAACCCATATGTAAGAAGCCCTGCAATCTCTGCTTCTGCAATCGCAACTATTGACGAAATCTCAGAAGGTAGAGCAACCTTCGGTATTGGTCCTGGTGACAAAGCAACTTTCGATGCTTTAGGAATTGAATGGACTAAACCTGTATCTACCATCAAAGCAGCAATCGCTGACATTAACACCTTATTAGCTGGTGAAAAAACTGAAGCTGGAGCAGCTTTAGGCGGAGTTAAAAAAGTACAAGACCACATCCCAGTATATATGGGTGCACAAGGTCCTAAAATGTTAGAAACTGCTGGAGAAATCGCTGATGGTGTATTAATTAACGCTTCCAACCCTAAAGATTACGAAGCAGCTATGCCTATGATCAAAAAAGGTCTCGAAGCAGCTGGCGGAGACAAAGCATTCGATGTTGGTGCATACACTGCAACTTCCATCGGACCGGACTCAGACGCAGCTAAAAACGCAGCTAAAATCGTTGTTGCATTTATTGCAGCAGGTTCCCCACCTCCAGTAATCGAAAGACACGGATTACCTGAAGGATTCAACGAACAAATGGGAGCATTCTTAGCTAAAGGTGACTTCGGTGGAGCTATCGGTGCTGTAACTGATGAAGCATTAGACGCATTCTCAGTATGTGGTACTCCTGATGAATTCATCCCTAAAATTGAAGGCTTAGCTGAAATGGGTGTAACTCAATACGTAGCAGGTTCCCCTGTTGGTAAAGACGTAAAAGAATCCATTAAATTATTAGGAGACGTAATTGCAAGTTTCTAA
- a CDS encoding archaeosine biosynthesis radical SAM protein RaSEA, giving the protein MEIENLCKEIRSRAFERKEPKTPEQVGASWYNDDLTYDGVSKTLFIILPTPGCSWALGDSGGCTMCSYVSDCTLEPIDSETILKIFNDHLSRFDIENEDKISVKLFASGSFLNPYELPIEARDEILTTLANMDNVSEIIVESRPEYVKEEYLDDIFSIIGERLFEVSIGLETSNDYTRLNKINKGFTLKDFKDAVKLMQELRDKKGYNLKSKAYIFVKPILTSESQTIAEAIQTAKDCEAMGVDRLSVCPATIHGGTVIERLWRKGAYQPPWIWSCIEIINTIRSEVSIPALLDTSGFGSRRGPYNCKKCNKDLKHMIIDCNLTQSIIEYDCECKSEWLAEVKNADMNQSKTKIKHIPLY; this is encoded by the coding sequence ATGGAAATTGAAAATTTATGCAAAGAAATTAGAAGTAGGGCTTTTGAGCGAAAAGAACCAAAAACACCAGAACAAGTTGGTGCAAGTTGGTATAATGATGATTTAACATATGATGGTGTTTCAAAAACATTATTTATAATCCTACCAACTCCAGGGTGTTCTTGGGCATTGGGAGATAGCGGAGGATGTACCATGTGCAGTTATGTGTCTGACTGTACATTAGAACCGATAGATAGTGAAACCATCTTAAAGATTTTTAATGATCACCTTTCCAGATTCGATATAGAAAATGAAGATAAGATATCTGTAAAACTGTTTGCGTCAGGCAGTTTTCTAAATCCATATGAACTTCCAATCGAGGCACGTGACGAAATACTTACCACTCTGGCAAATATGGATAATGTAAGTGAAATCATTGTTGAGTCAAGACCGGAATACGTAAAAGAAGAATATTTGGATGACATCTTTTCAATTATTGGAGAGAGATTATTTGAAGTCAGCATAGGACTTGAAACTTCAAATGATTATACGAGATTAAATAAAATCAATAAAGGTTTTACTTTAAAGGATTTTAAAGATGCAGTAAAATTGATGCAAGAATTGAGGGATAAAAAAGGTTACAACCTCAAATCCAAAGCATATATCTTTGTAAAACCAATACTCACATCCGAATCACAGACAATAGCTGAAGCAATACAGACCGCTAAGGATTGTGAGGCTATGGGAGTGGACAGGTTATCAGTTTGTCCTGCAACAATCCATGGTGGAACAGTTATCGAGAGATTATGGAGAAAAGGTGCCTATCAACCTCCTTGGATTTGGAGCTGCATTGAAATCATCAATACAATAAGGAGTGAAGTAAGTATTCCTGCCCTTTTAGACACATCAGGTTTCGGTTCAAGACGCGGCCCGTATAACTGTAAAAAGTGCAACAAAGATTTAAAACATATGATTATTGATTGCAATTTAACCCAAAGTATTATAGAATATGATTGTGAATGTAAAAGTGAATGGTTAGCTGAAGTTAAAAATGCAGATATGAACCAGTCTAAAACAAAAATCAAACATATACCATTATATTAA